Part of the Salmo trutta chromosome 5, fSalTru1.1, whole genome shotgun sequence genome is shown below.
tttgcaactctgcctagaaggccagcatcccggagtcgcctcttcactattgacgttGAGGCTAGTgtttagtactttaaagtatttttacttaagtactttacaccactgctgttgCCACATAATAGAAACTGTTAACGTAGTATCATTATTACATTGGAACTCTTGATATTAGTTTTCCAAGGATTCAGTATGTTCCATGTCAATTTtccatgggctcccgagtggtgcagcggtctaaggcactgcatctcagtgctcaaGGTGTCACTAcataccctggttcgattccaggctgtatcacaaccagcccagattgggagtcccatagggacaTTTTGAAGTAGCAGGCCTAACACCAAGCAGTGTAATATAGTTGTTAAAACAGTAGGTTCATATATTTGTTTATAACCTGTTTATAAAGTATTAATAAACAACTATTTAGTCTTTCTGTTATACCAACAGAACCGCCCCCTCCTCCCCATAGCAGTGTGAAATCTCTCTCCTACTGACACGAGatggagggagtgaaggagagagagagggagcggggagaggagaaagagagcgacgcgacggaggaagaagagaaagagagcgacgAGGCTGAAGAGgaagatgatgaagaggaggaggatgaagatgcAGAGGGAGCAGCGTTGGTGTGGCAGGAGGGCTCGTACGGAGAGGATGACATGGGCCTACCCATAATGCACTGGGAGGCACTGAGCCTGCGCATCGCCGAGCTagagaaacaggaagaggaaaagagagagaagacaaaggtgtgtgtttgtgtcaggggTTACAGTTGAATGCTGTCTGTTATTTATGGATGGGGGCAGGTGTTtttggacagggagaggagatggggacatAGAGAGCAGAGGGGGATGAGGTGGGAGAAGGTAAGGGTCAGGGTTTGAATACTGTCAGTTACTTATGGATGGGGACAGGTGATGCAGTTTAGGCCTGTGATCTGTTTGTTGTAGGGAAGTGTGCTATATGTATCAGTGAAGCTGTGTTACAAACAAACAAATGTTTCCATGAATGGAATTTCTTTAAGTTCAGTGGCTAGTTTTGCATTGAAAGCAGTGATGTAGTTCaacataaaataacatgggtaaacgCTGGTCACAGTGGATAAAGTACCGCTCCCTTTACTTTTAAAGTGGGTTTCTGAAATAGAAAATAGGTGGCTCAACACTCACTCAAAATAAAAAAGGTGCTGAAACAGCGTTTTACGCGAGTTAACGCTAcactggggcggcagcgtagcctagtggttagagcgttggactagtaaccgaaaggttgcaagttcaaatccctgagctgacaaggttgttctgccccctgaacaaggcactgttcctaggctgtcattgaaaataagaatttgttcttaaactgttGAGGACAGACATTCCCCTAGCGGAACcctgttccgcctgcggaacccctagccaacagccaatggcatcgcacggcacgaaatacaaaaccaactaaaataccacaattcaattttctcaaacaatcaactattttacaccattttaaagataagactctcgttaatctaaccacattgtccgatttcaaaaaggctttacagcgaaagcaaaacattagattatgttaggagagtacatagccaaaaataatcacacagccattttccaagcaagcatatatgtcacataaacccaaaatacagctaaatgcagcactaacctttgatgatcttcatcagatgacactcctaggacattatgttatacaatgttttgttcaatcaagttcatatttatatcaaaaaccagctttttacattagcatgtgatgttcagaactagcatacccaccgaaaacttccggtgaatttactaaatgacttacgataaacgttcacaaaaaaacataacaattattttaagaattatagatacagaactcctttatgcaatcgctatgtccgattttaaaatagcttttcggcgaaagcacattttgcaatattctgagtacatagctcggccatcacaggctagctaatttgacacccaccaagtttggggctcactaaactcagaattactattagaaaaattggattacctttgctgttcttcatcagaatgcactcccaggacttctacttaaacagcaaatgttgttttggttccaaataatacatagttatatccaaatacctccgttttgttcgtacgttcaggtcactatccgaagggtaacgctcgagtgcatttcgtgactaaaaatttcaaaatattccattaccgtacttagaagcatgtcaaacgctgtttaaaatcaatttttatgctatttttctcgtaaaatagcgataatattccaaccgggcaacgttgtattcattcaaaggctgaaagaaaaaaattgagaagtctcgtgaacgcgcatctcagtctcactgtccccaggctgaccaattacaaactctgctgttgtactttgcccagagacagcagacaccccattccactttctggcggctttagagagccaatggaagccttagaaagtgtcacgttacagcacagatgctgtaatgtcgatagagatgcaacagaaggtcaacaaattgtcagacagggcacatcctgtatggaatcttctcaggttttggcctgccatatgagttctgttatactcacagacaccattcaaacagttttcgaaactttagagtgttttctatccaaatctactaattatatgcatattctagtttctgggcaggagtagtaaccagattacatcgggtatgtttttttatccggctgtgaaaatactgccccctatcccaaagaagttaactgacttggctagttaaataaatgtaacctCTGATTGAAAGATACTACATACACAATAGTTAGTAACCAAAGTTGGGTTTTACATACAAGGGATACCCTCCATATCTTGCGCTTCCTAAATCTGATTCATCTCCAGTCTTCCAGTGTCCTGGAACGAGGGAAGATGCTGTCCATGAGCCGGCCAGGAGAGAGAGATCGAGGGAAGAGTAAAGAGAGCTGGGAGGACGGAGGAGAGGCGGAGGACTGCAATAGCCGCGTGACAGCCCTGACCGCTCGGTACGAAGCATGACGCTGTCTACGAAACAGAATGTTATGTTGTTAAATGTTATAGTAAAAGTACAGTAGCCAGGCAGATAGTAATGCAGCAACCCTAGCATTGATAAACATGATGTCTTTGAACAGTTTTTTTTCAATGGTTGAATGAATTAACTAAAACGACATCTAGACCGATGAATAAACTAAAACGACATCTAGACCGATGAATAAACTAAAACTACATCTAGACTTCTCCCTCCGTTTCATCACACAAGTGGGATTTGTTTATGATTCTAACAcaaaaaaaatggtttgtcgTTCTCAGTCTTTCAAATCAGATGAACCTCCAGCTGTGCTTCATCAATGACAGCGGGAgcgaagaagaggaggaggattcTGCAGTAACGATTTGCACAAAGGTAAGTACACACTCAAAAGGTAAGGTCAGTCGTAGGTAGAGGGCTACAACTCATATCAATCAGAAAGAAAATTACGTTTTATTTCATTCCAGATCTCGATCTTAAAGCCCTGTCACCATTTTGTTTTGGCCACTCCAGAATTCCAAAATGGCGGTAAAGAATGGTTCCAACGGTTCCAACGTGCAGGTGTCCCAGCAGCCCCAGTCCCCGGCTGCAGCCAAAAGCAAATCATCAGGCTTCAAGGCTGCGCTGAGTGCACTCAAAAACAAGCTGAGAACAGAGCAGAAACAGGAGGTGAGAGAGAGTATAG
Proteins encoded:
- the LOC115194623 gene encoding cilia- and flagella-associated protein 251-like isoform X2, with translation MEGVKERERERGEEKESDATEEEEKESDEAEEEDDEEEEDEDAEGAALVWQEGSYGEDDMGLPIMHWEALSLRIAELEKQEEEKREKTKSSSVLERGKMLSMSRPGERDRGKSKESWEDGGEAEDCNSRVTALTARLSNQMNLQLCFINDSGSEEEEEDSAVTICTKNSKMAVKNGSNGSNVQVSQQPQSPAAAKSKSSGFKAALSALKNKLRTEQKQESLACGDPLLKNRKRDRSDLQAFSLKELNTHINTLNKAIQDLSTELVVHLQARDQLRTKQDAMLLEVNRL
- the LOC115194623 gene encoding cilia- and flagella-associated protein 251-like isoform X1, whose translation is MEGVKERERERGEEKESDATEEEEKESDEAEEEDDEEEEDEDAEGAALVWQEGSYGEDDMGLPIMHWEALSLRIAELEKQEEEKREKTKSSSVLERGKMLSMSRPGERDRGKSKESWEDGGEAEDCNSRVTALTARLSNQMNLQLCFINDSGSEEEEEDSAVTICTKNSKMAVKNGSNGSNVQVSQQPQSPAAAKSKSSGFKAALSALKNKLRTEQKQESLACGDPLLKNRKRDRSDLQAFSLKELNTHINTLNKAIQDLSTELVVHLQARDQLRTKQDAMLLEVQDMTSL